Proteins from a genomic interval of Alosa alosa isolate M-15738 ecotype Scorff River chromosome 8, AALO_Geno_1.1, whole genome shotgun sequence:
- the bach2b gene encoding transcription regulator protein BACH2 isoform X2 yields MSVDEKPEAPMYVYESTVHCTNILLCLNDQRKQDILCDVTVLVEGKEFRGHRAVLAACSEYFLQALLGQADNELVLSLPDEVTARGFAPLLQFAYTAKLLLSRENIQEVIRCAEFLRMHNLEDSCFRFLEAQLRSEEGGVLLCGKAAPEGERSEDESMQSESSSVSSKAGGGGGAVSVSTSPRSRRRGEALNSLRRPDDDDRLATAAVAVVGDFADGRLDFDRHHGSSDLPRCPKYRKYQWACNKHNNDTSSSHTSTSGFPSTFKESAVVVGGSIRPALTQIKVEPRGEEEVTVPCLSGDEQEERERDGLVEMELDGRGHSPMALERPNSSKSPSCIRALFKRSGELPGLTSPSPQLFANRLVSAQDKGTTQGDHKNEYRPFAGELGVPVTLPKEVDGFPAGLSLKSASCDGVCKQETELDRRSVIFSSSGACERLGAPAHSYPGGNSLDKELAGGEHTPKGLWAGASQSLPSSQSCAASTTANATAATEPPLLCRPRPNTSCPVPIKVCPRSPPPETRTRTSSSCSSYSYAEDGSGGSPCSLPQFEFSSSPCSNVTRCLTADQPEPSAGADSLFGQVRPKIKCEQSYGTNSSDESGSFSEGDSESCHVQEQGPEIKLPFPVDQITNLPRNDFQMMVKMHKLTSEQLEFIHDVRRRSKNRIAAQRCRKRKLDCILNLECEIRKLVCEKEKLLTERNQLKACMGELWENFSCLSQEVYKDVQLSPEQVHRYCPSLRPANATPNSTPTPNTTASNSNSNSSSTATTATGPPASTSIDLTTNSRSATPEPQFHKSPGPSEGGPGPAQWCLATGNGADGLVGNGREGPDSITKAAVAFHESGLSSSEQCNQTVTVDFCQEMTDKCTTEEQPRKDSS; encoded by the exons ATGTCCGTGGATGAAAAGCCTGAAGCCCCGATGTACGTGTATGAGTCGACGGTTCATTGTACCAATATCCTCCTGTGCCTCAACGACCAGCGCAAGCAGGACATCCTGTGCGATGTGACCGTCCTGGTGGAGGGGAAGGAGTTCCGTGGGCACCGGGCCGTGCTGGCCGCCTGCAGCGAGTACTTCCTCCAGGCGCTGCTGGGACAAGCCGACAATGAGCTGGTGCTCAGCCTTCCCGACGAG GTCACTGCCAGGGGATTCGCCCCATTGTTGCAGTTTGCCTACACTGCTAAGCTGTTACTCAGCAGAGAAAACATCCAGGAGGTCATCCGCTGTGCCGAATTCCTGCGCATGCACAACCTGGAGGACTCCTGCTTTCGCTTCCTGGAGGCTCAGCTGCGCAGCGAGGAGGGCGGCGTGCTGCTCTGCGGCAAGGCGGCGCCCGAGGGCGAGCGCTCGGAGGACGAGAGCATGCAGTCCGAGTCCTCCTCGGTGTCGTCCAAGgccggcggcggcggcggcgccGTGTCCGTGTCGACGTCCCCGAGGTCCAGGCGGCGCGGCGAGGCCCTCAACTCCCTGCGGCGGCCGGACGACGACGACAGGCTGGCGACGGCGGCAGTGGCGGTCGTCGGGGACTTTGCCGACGGGCGGCTGGACTTTGACAGGCACCACGGCTCCTCGGACCTCCCGCGCTGCCCCAAGTACAGGAAGTACCAGTGGGCCTGCAACAAGCACAATAACGACACCTCCTCATCACACACCAGTACCTCAGGTTTTCCAAGCACATTCAAGGAGAGCGCCGTCGTCGTCGGGGGCTCCATTCGGCCCGCGCTGACCCAGATCAAGGTGGAGCCgcggggggaggaggaggtgaccGTCCCGTGCCTGTCCGGCGatgagcaggaggagagagagcgtgaTGGCCtggtggagatggagctggacgGCCGGGGACACAGCCCCATGGCCCTGGAGCGGCCCAACAGCAGCAAGTCCCCCAGCTGCATCCGGGCGCTCTTCAAGAGGAGCGGCGAGCTGCCCGGCCTGACCAGCCCTTCCCCGCAGCTATTCGCCAACAGACTGGTCAGTGCCCAAGACAAAGGAACCACTCAGGGAGACCACAAAAATGAGTACAGGCCTTTTGCAGGGGAGCTGGGCGTGCCGGTCACCTTGCCCAAGGAGGTGGACGGTTTCCCGGCGGGGCTGTCGCTGAAGTCGGCGTCCTGCGACGGCGTCTGCAAGCAGGAGACGGAACTGGACCGCCGCAGCGTCATCTTCTCGTCCTCGGGTGCCTGCGAGCGGCTGGGTGCCCCGGCACACTCCTACCCCGGGGGCAACTCGCTGGACAAGGAGCTGGCTGGGGGGGAGCACACGCCAAAGGGCCTGTGGGCCGGCGCCAGCCAGTCGCTCCCCAGCTCCCAGAGCTGCGCCGCCTCCACCACCGCAAACGCCACCGCTGCCACCGAGCCCCCGCTGCTCTGCCGCCCGAGGCCCAACACCAGCTGCCCCGTGCCAATCAAGGTGTGCCCGCGCTCGCCGCCCCCCGAGACCCGCACGCGCACCTCCAGCTCCTGCTCGTCCTACTCGTACGCCGAGGACGGCAGCGGTGGCTCGCCCTGCAGCCTGCCCCAGTTCGAGTTCTCCTCCTCGCCCTGCTCCAACGTCACCCGCTGCCTGACCGCTGACCAGCCGGAGCCCAGCGCCGGCGCCGACTCGCTCTTCGGCCAGGTGCGGCCCAAGATCAAGTGCGAGCAGTCGTACGGCACCAACTCCAGCGACGAGTCGGGCTCCTTCTCCGAGGGAGACAGCGAATCCTGCCATGTCCAGGAGCAAGGACCAGAG ATCAAGCTTCCCTTCCCTGTCGATCAAATCACAAATCTTCCAAGGAATGACTTCCAAATGATGGTAAAAATGCACAAACTGACCTCAGAACAGCTGGAGTTCATCCACGACGTCCGGCGCCGGAGCAAGAACCGTATAGCAGCTCAGCGCTGTCGTAAGAGGAAGCTGGACTGCATCTTAAACTTGGAGTGTGAGATCCGTAAACTG GTCTGTGAGAAGGAGAAGCTGCTGACGGAGCGTAACCAGCTGAAGGCCTGCATGGGAGAGCTGTGGGAGAACTTCTCCTGCCTGTCTCAGGAAGTCTACAAGGACGTGCAGCTGAGCCCCGAGCAGGTGCACCGCTACTGCCCCAGCCTCCGGCCCGCCAACGCCACGCCcaactccacccccacccccaacaccactgccagcaacagcaacagcaacagcagcagcaccgcCACCACGGCCACCGGCCCCCCTGCCTCCACCAGCATCGACCTCACCACCAACTCCCGCTCCGCCACCCCTGAGCCCCAGTTCCACAAGTCGCCGGGGCCCTCGGAAGGCGGGCCGGGCCCGGCCCAGTGGTGTCTGGCGACCGGCAACGGTGCCGATGGGCTGGTGGGGAACGGGAGGGAGGGTCCAGACTCCATCACCAAGGCAGCTGTAGCCTTCCACGAGTCAGGGCTGTCGTCATCGGAACAGTGCAACCAGACGGTGACAGTAGACTTCTGTCAAGAAATGACTGATAAATGTACCACCGAAGAACAGCCCAGGAAGGACTCTTCCTAG
- the bach2b gene encoding transcription regulator protein BACH2 isoform X1 has protein sequence MGVSGMSVDEKPEAPMYVYESTVHCTNILLCLNDQRKQDILCDVTVLVEGKEFRGHRAVLAACSEYFLQALLGQADNELVLSLPDEVTARGFAPLLQFAYTAKLLLSRENIQEVIRCAEFLRMHNLEDSCFRFLEAQLRSEEGGVLLCGKAAPEGERSEDESMQSESSSVSSKAGGGGGAVSVSTSPRSRRRGEALNSLRRPDDDDRLATAAVAVVGDFADGRLDFDRHHGSSDLPRCPKYRKYQWACNKHNNDTSSSHTSTSGFPSTFKESAVVVGGSIRPALTQIKVEPRGEEEVTVPCLSGDEQEERERDGLVEMELDGRGHSPMALERPNSSKSPSCIRALFKRSGELPGLTSPSPQLFANRLVSAQDKGTTQGDHKNEYRPFAGELGVPVTLPKEVDGFPAGLSLKSASCDGVCKQETELDRRSVIFSSSGACERLGAPAHSYPGGNSLDKELAGGEHTPKGLWAGASQSLPSSQSCAASTTANATAATEPPLLCRPRPNTSCPVPIKVCPRSPPPETRTRTSSSCSSYSYAEDGSGGSPCSLPQFEFSSSPCSNVTRCLTADQPEPSAGADSLFGQVRPKIKCEQSYGTNSSDESGSFSEGDSESCHVQEQGPEIKLPFPVDQITNLPRNDFQMMVKMHKLTSEQLEFIHDVRRRSKNRIAAQRCRKRKLDCILNLECEIRKLVCEKEKLLTERNQLKACMGELWENFSCLSQEVYKDVQLSPEQVHRYCPSLRPANATPNSTPTPNTTASNSNSNSSSTATTATGPPASTSIDLTTNSRSATPEPQFHKSPGPSEGGPGPAQWCLATGNGADGLVGNGREGPDSITKAAVAFHESGLSSSEQCNQTVTVDFCQEMTDKCTTEEQPRKDSS, from the exons ATG GGTGTGAGCGGAATGTCCGTGGATGAAAAGCCTGAAGCCCCGATGTACGTGTATGAGTCGACGGTTCATTGTACCAATATCCTCCTGTGCCTCAACGACCAGCGCAAGCAGGACATCCTGTGCGATGTGACCGTCCTGGTGGAGGGGAAGGAGTTCCGTGGGCACCGGGCCGTGCTGGCCGCCTGCAGCGAGTACTTCCTCCAGGCGCTGCTGGGACAAGCCGACAATGAGCTGGTGCTCAGCCTTCCCGACGAG GTCACTGCCAGGGGATTCGCCCCATTGTTGCAGTTTGCCTACACTGCTAAGCTGTTACTCAGCAGAGAAAACATCCAGGAGGTCATCCGCTGTGCCGAATTCCTGCGCATGCACAACCTGGAGGACTCCTGCTTTCGCTTCCTGGAGGCTCAGCTGCGCAGCGAGGAGGGCGGCGTGCTGCTCTGCGGCAAGGCGGCGCCCGAGGGCGAGCGCTCGGAGGACGAGAGCATGCAGTCCGAGTCCTCCTCGGTGTCGTCCAAGgccggcggcggcggcggcgccGTGTCCGTGTCGACGTCCCCGAGGTCCAGGCGGCGCGGCGAGGCCCTCAACTCCCTGCGGCGGCCGGACGACGACGACAGGCTGGCGACGGCGGCAGTGGCGGTCGTCGGGGACTTTGCCGACGGGCGGCTGGACTTTGACAGGCACCACGGCTCCTCGGACCTCCCGCGCTGCCCCAAGTACAGGAAGTACCAGTGGGCCTGCAACAAGCACAATAACGACACCTCCTCATCACACACCAGTACCTCAGGTTTTCCAAGCACATTCAAGGAGAGCGCCGTCGTCGTCGGGGGCTCCATTCGGCCCGCGCTGACCCAGATCAAGGTGGAGCCgcggggggaggaggaggtgaccGTCCCGTGCCTGTCCGGCGatgagcaggaggagagagagcgtgaTGGCCtggtggagatggagctggacgGCCGGGGACACAGCCCCATGGCCCTGGAGCGGCCCAACAGCAGCAAGTCCCCCAGCTGCATCCGGGCGCTCTTCAAGAGGAGCGGCGAGCTGCCCGGCCTGACCAGCCCTTCCCCGCAGCTATTCGCCAACAGACTGGTCAGTGCCCAAGACAAAGGAACCACTCAGGGAGACCACAAAAATGAGTACAGGCCTTTTGCAGGGGAGCTGGGCGTGCCGGTCACCTTGCCCAAGGAGGTGGACGGTTTCCCGGCGGGGCTGTCGCTGAAGTCGGCGTCCTGCGACGGCGTCTGCAAGCAGGAGACGGAACTGGACCGCCGCAGCGTCATCTTCTCGTCCTCGGGTGCCTGCGAGCGGCTGGGTGCCCCGGCACACTCCTACCCCGGGGGCAACTCGCTGGACAAGGAGCTGGCTGGGGGGGAGCACACGCCAAAGGGCCTGTGGGCCGGCGCCAGCCAGTCGCTCCCCAGCTCCCAGAGCTGCGCCGCCTCCACCACCGCAAACGCCACCGCTGCCACCGAGCCCCCGCTGCTCTGCCGCCCGAGGCCCAACACCAGCTGCCCCGTGCCAATCAAGGTGTGCCCGCGCTCGCCGCCCCCCGAGACCCGCACGCGCACCTCCAGCTCCTGCTCGTCCTACTCGTACGCCGAGGACGGCAGCGGTGGCTCGCCCTGCAGCCTGCCCCAGTTCGAGTTCTCCTCCTCGCCCTGCTCCAACGTCACCCGCTGCCTGACCGCTGACCAGCCGGAGCCCAGCGCCGGCGCCGACTCGCTCTTCGGCCAGGTGCGGCCCAAGATCAAGTGCGAGCAGTCGTACGGCACCAACTCCAGCGACGAGTCGGGCTCCTTCTCCGAGGGAGACAGCGAATCCTGCCATGTCCAGGAGCAAGGACCAGAG ATCAAGCTTCCCTTCCCTGTCGATCAAATCACAAATCTTCCAAGGAATGACTTCCAAATGATGGTAAAAATGCACAAACTGACCTCAGAACAGCTGGAGTTCATCCACGACGTCCGGCGCCGGAGCAAGAACCGTATAGCAGCTCAGCGCTGTCGTAAGAGGAAGCTGGACTGCATCTTAAACTTGGAGTGTGAGATCCGTAAACTG GTCTGTGAGAAGGAGAAGCTGCTGACGGAGCGTAACCAGCTGAAGGCCTGCATGGGAGAGCTGTGGGAGAACTTCTCCTGCCTGTCTCAGGAAGTCTACAAGGACGTGCAGCTGAGCCCCGAGCAGGTGCACCGCTACTGCCCCAGCCTCCGGCCCGCCAACGCCACGCCcaactccacccccacccccaacaccactgccagcaacagcaacagcaacagcagcagcaccgcCACCACGGCCACCGGCCCCCCTGCCTCCACCAGCATCGACCTCACCACCAACTCCCGCTCCGCCACCCCTGAGCCCCAGTTCCACAAGTCGCCGGGGCCCTCGGAAGGCGGGCCGGGCCCGGCCCAGTGGTGTCTGGCGACCGGCAACGGTGCCGATGGGCTGGTGGGGAACGGGAGGGAGGGTCCAGACTCCATCACCAAGGCAGCTGTAGCCTTCCACGAGTCAGGGCTGTCGTCATCGGAACAGTGCAACCAGACGGTGACAGTAGACTTCTGTCAAGAAATGACTGATAAATGTACCACCGAAGAACAGCCCAGGAAGGACTCTTCCTAG